A window of the Salvelinus alpinus chromosome 3, SLU_Salpinus.1, whole genome shotgun sequence genome harbors these coding sequences:
- the LOC139571259 gene encoding cystatin-like: protein MIMEWKIVVPLLAVAFTVASAGLIGGPVAANMNDQGTRDALQFAVVEHNKKTNDMFVREVAKVVNVQKQVVSGMKYIFTVQMARTPCRKGGVEKVCPVHKDTQMAAPYKCTFEVWSRPWLSDIQMVKNECNS, encoded by the exons ATGATCATGGAATGGAAGATCGTCGTTCCTTTGCTCGCGGTGGCCTTTACCGTGGCGAGCGCCGGTTTGATCGGAGGCCCCGTGGCCGCAAATATGAACGACCAAGGAACGAGAGACGCCCTGCAGTTCGCGGTGGTCGAACACAACAAGAAAACAAACGACATGtttgtcagggaggtggccaaggTTGTCAATGTACAGAAACAG GTGGTATCTGGGATGAAGTACATCTTCACAGTGCAGATGGCCAGGACCCCATGCAGGAAGGGAGGTGTTGAGAAGGTCTGCCCCGTGCACAAGGACACACAGATGGCTGCG CCCTACAAGTGCACCTTTGAGGTGTGGAGCCGCCCCTGGCTGAGCGATATCCAGATGGTCAAGAACGAGTGCAATAGTTAA